A window of the Tenebrio molitor chromosome 1, icTenMoli1.1, whole genome shotgun sequence genome harbors these coding sequences:
- the LOC138122240 gene encoding uncharacterized protein: MYRMIEIHSDHTDYQRIVWRENTEDPLNTYRLTTLTYGTKPASFIATRCLKELALQNVNRYPEAAKAIQQDFYVDDLLTGGDSLENLITLRDQIIQILAHGGFLLRKWAANHPSLIPDSHGPNLNVSFDKDAYTKTLRLFWNPNHDSLRYQVKRCDIPKRLTKREILSKTAQEFDPLGLVAPVCWSLKI; this comes from the coding sequence ATGTACCGCATGATAGAAATACATTCCGATCACACTGACTATCAACGAATTGTTTGGCGCGAGAACACCGAAGATCCGCTAAACACGTATAGATTAACCACTCTAACCTACGGTACAAAACCGGCCAGTTTTATAGcaacaagatgtcttaaaGAACTAGCTCTTCAAAACGTAAATCGGTACCCGGAAGCCGCTAAAGCAATTCAACAGGATTTTTACGTAGACGATCTTCTGACGGGAGGGGACTCACTTGAAAACCTAATCACTTTACGAgatcaaataattcaaattttagctcatGGTGGTTTCTTATTACGTAAATGGGCCGCCAATCATCCTTCATTAATTCCAGATAGTCACGGGCCTAATCTCAACGTCAGTTTCGATAAGGATGCTTACACTAAAACGTTACGGCTTTTTTGGAATCCTAATCACGATTCGTTACGGTATCAGGTAAAACGCTGTGACATTCCGAAAAGACTAACAAAACGCGAAATCCTGTCTAAAACTGCCCAGGAATTCGATCCATTGGGTCTTGTGGCGCCAGTATGctggagtttgaaaatttga